The following are encoded together in the Oceanobacillus zhaokaii genome:
- a CDS encoding bifunctional cystathionine gamma-lyase/homocysteine desulfhydrase, with protein sequence MRAKTKIIHGGITNDENTGAVSVPIYQVSTYKQDGVGNHRGYEYSRTGNPTRHALETVIANLENGEAGFAFGSGMAAITSIMMLFDAGDHVVMTDDVYGGSYRLMTKVLNRFNLDHTFVDTSNPQSVEAAIQENTKAIYIETPTNPLLKITDLKKMAEIAKKHELLLIVDNTFATPYWQQPIDHGADIVLHSATKYIGGHSDVVSGLVVVKTKELAEKVHFIQNSVGAVLGPQDSWLLMRGIKTLALRMEAIEANTKKIVDFLQGHEKVSTIYYPGLPNHPGHELAGKQATGFGGMISFDVGSEKTAEQVLEKVKYFTLAESLGAVESLISVPAKMTHASIPADRRQELGITDGLIRVSVGIEDADDLIEDLEQALR encoded by the coding sequence ATGCGAGCAAAGACGAAGATTATCCATGGTGGAATTACGAATGATGAAAATACAGGTGCAGTTTCGGTACCAATTTATCAAGTAAGTACGTATAAACAGGATGGAGTTGGTAATCATCGAGGGTATGAATATTCACGTACAGGTAACCCGACAAGACATGCACTTGAAACTGTAATAGCGAATTTGGAAAATGGTGAAGCGGGATTTGCTTTCGGATCAGGGATGGCTGCAATTACATCGATAATGATGCTATTTGATGCGGGTGACCATGTTGTAATGACTGATGATGTTTATGGCGGATCTTACCGATTGATGACAAAGGTATTAAATCGATTTAATCTTGACCATACATTTGTTGATACGAGTAATCCTCAATCTGTAGAAGCGGCAATTCAAGAAAATACAAAGGCAATTTATATTGAAACACCAACAAACCCATTATTGAAAATAACCGATTTAAAAAAGATGGCAGAAATCGCGAAGAAGCATGAACTATTATTAATCGTCGATAATACATTCGCTACGCCATATTGGCAGCAGCCTATAGATCATGGTGCAGATATTGTTCTGCATAGTGCAACGAAATACATTGGTGGTCATAGTGATGTTGTTTCAGGTTTAGTAGTTGTTAAAACGAAAGAGTTAGCTGAAAAAGTTCACTTTATCCAAAATTCCGTTGGAGCTGTACTAGGGCCACAAGATTCTTGGCTGTTAATGCGAGGTATTAAGACATTGGCATTGAGAATGGAAGCAATTGAAGCAAATACTAAGAAGATCGTTGATTTTTTACAGGGGCATGAGAAAGTTTCCACTATTTATTACCCTGGACTTCCAAATCATCCAGGTCATGAGCTTGCAGGGAAACAGGCCACTGGATTTGGCGGAATGATTTCCTTCGATGTTGGCAGTGAGAAGACTGCAGAACAAGTACTTGAAAAAGTGAAATACTTTACCCTTGCAGAAAGTCTTGGAGCTGTCGAAAGTCTAATTTCTGTTCCAGCAAAAATGACCCATGCATCAATACCAGCAGATAGAAGACAAGAACTCGGAATTACCGATGGCTTAATTCGTGTATCTGTCGGGATTGAGGATGCAGATGATTTAATTGAAGATTTAGAGCAGGCACTACGATAA
- a CDS encoding AzlD domain-containing protein, with protein sequence MILLIILGMSLVTIIPRIIPAFVVEKLQFKPWVNRWLGAIPYAALGALIFPGILFVVPNEQIIGIVGGLVAIIIASLGLNVVFVVIGAILTVFLLTL encoded by the coding sequence ATGATACTGCTAATTATTTTAGGGATGTCACTCGTTACGATAATACCGAGAATTATTCCGGCCTTTGTAGTAGAGAAGCTGCAATTTAAACCATGGGTGAATCGATGGTTAGGGGCAATTCCTTATGCTGCATTAGGGGCATTAATATTCCCGGGAATATTATTTGTCGTTCCAAACGAACAAATTATTGGGATTGTTGGGGGGCTTGTTGCAATTATTATCGCATCTCTAGGATTAAATGTGGTGTTTGTTGTTATTGGTGCAATATTAACTGTATTTTTATTAACGTTGTGA
- the fumC gene encoding class II fumarate hydratase has protein sequence MEFRIEKDTLGEINVPADKFWGAQTERSKQNFPIGNEKMPKEIIEAFAILKKSAAKVNSELGLLDSKKAEAIAYAADQLLANKLNEHFPLVVWQTGSGTQSNMNVNEVLAFVGNKWLQQEGSDLVLHPNDDVNKSQSSNDTYPTAMHIAFVLKLEDAVLPAILVLKNTLKQKSEAFQDVVKIGRTHLQDATPLTLGQEISGWHRMLEKSELFIKESVQHLKELALGGTAVGTGLNAHPEFSNRVAKTISEFTGKNFISAENKFHSLTSYDEAVYAHGALKALAADMMKIANDVRWLASGPRSGIGEITIPANEPGSSIMPGKVNPTQSEAVTMVAAQVMGNDATIGFAASQGNFELNVFKPVIAYNFLQSSQLLADSIRSFDERCAQGIEPNSEQIDKNLHGSLMLVTALNPHIGYENAAKIAKKAFNDNSTLKEAAVKLELLTEEEFDSYVKPEEMTYPK, from the coding sequence ATGGAATTCCGTATTGAAAAGGATACATTAGGGGAAATAAATGTTCCAGCTGATAAGTTTTGGGGGGCACAAACAGAACGAAGCAAGCAAAACTTTCCAATTGGTAATGAGAAAATGCCAAAGGAGATTATTGAAGCGTTCGCTATTCTAAAGAAGAGTGCAGCAAAAGTTAATAGTGAGCTTGGTTTACTAGATAGTAAAAAGGCAGAAGCAATTGCCTACGCAGCAGATCAATTATTAGCGAATAAACTCAATGAACATTTCCCATTAGTCGTATGGCAAACCGGGAGCGGGACACAATCGAATATGAACGTAAATGAAGTGTTAGCTTTTGTAGGGAATAAATGGTTACAACAAGAGGGAAGTGATTTAGTGCTACATCCAAATGATGATGTAAATAAATCACAAAGCTCGAATGATACATATCCAACAGCAATGCATATTGCATTCGTTCTAAAATTAGAAGATGCAGTACTACCAGCAATATTAGTGCTGAAAAATACGTTGAAACAAAAAAGTGAAGCATTTCAGGATGTTGTGAAAATCGGACGTACCCATCTTCAAGATGCAACACCATTGACACTTGGGCAAGAGATTAGTGGCTGGCACCGAATGCTCGAGAAATCAGAGCTATTTATTAAAGAAAGCGTACAGCATTTAAAAGAATTAGCACTCGGCGGTACAGCAGTTGGTACTGGGTTAAATGCCCATCCAGAGTTTTCAAATCGCGTTGCTAAAACAATTAGTGAATTTACAGGAAAGAATTTCATTTCCGCGGAGAATAAATTTCATTCATTAACGAGTTATGATGAAGCAGTATATGCGCATGGTGCGTTAAAAGCACTTGCAGCAGATATGATGAAAATAGCAAATGATGTTCGTTGGTTGGCAAGTGGACCACGTTCCGGTATTGGTGAAATCACAATCCCTGCCAATGAACCGGGTAGTTCAATTATGCCAGGCAAGGTAAACCCTACTCAAAGTGAAGCAGTGACAATGGTTGCCGCACAAGTAATGGGAAATGATGCAACGATTGGCTTCGCTGCAAGTCAAGGAAATTTCGAATTAAATGTATTTAAACCTGTCATAGCTTATAATTTCCTGCAATCTTCTCAATTACTAGCAGACAGCATCAGATCTTTTGATGAAAGATGTGCACAGGGTATTGAACCAAATTCTGAACAAATTGATAAAAACCTGCATGGATCACTTATGTTAGTTACTGCATTGAATCCACATATAGGTTATGAAAATGCAGCTAAAATTGCTAAAAAAGCATTTAATGATAATTCAACTTTAAAAGAAGCCGCAGTAAAACTAGAGCTATTAACGGAAGAAGAATTCGACTCATATGTAAAACCAGAGGAAATGACTTATCCCAAATAA
- a CDS encoding alpha/beta-type small acid-soluble spore protein → MANNNSNQLLVPGVQQALDQMKYEIAQEFGVNLGADTTSRANGSVGGEITKRLVATAQQQLNGGQF, encoded by the coding sequence ATGGCTAATAACAATTCTAACCAATTACTAGTACCAGGAGTGCAACAAGCACTTGACCAAATGAAATATGAAATTGCTCAAGAATTTGGAGTAAACTTAGGCGCTGATACAACTTCACGTGCGAATGGATCTGTTGGTGGAGAAATCACTAAACGTCTAGTAGCGACTGCTCAACAACAACTTAACGGTGGTCAATTCTAA
- a CDS encoding ABC transporter ATP-binding protein: MAELVLENIQKRYDKNVIAVNDFNLHIQDKEFIVFVGPSGCGKSTTLRMIAGLEEISDGSLYIDEKKMNDVAPKDRDIAMVFQNYALYPHMNVYDNMAFGLKLRKFKKEEIDQRVNNAAKILGLESYLDRKPKALSGGQRQRVALGRAIVRDAKVFLMDEPLSNLDAKLRVQMRSEIQKLHQRLQTTTIYVTHDQTEAMTMATRLVVMKDGLIQQIGAPKDVYDFPDNVFVGGFIGSPSMNFLNGKLDESHFVMGNVKVKVPEGKLKVLRTNGYIGKEIILGIRPEDIHDEQLFIDANPDTKITTKIDVAELMGAESYLYTSVDNQDFIARVDSRSDIKGGENLDLAFDMNKVHFFDSESELRIK; encoded by the coding sequence ATGGCTGAGTTAGTTTTAGAGAATATCCAAAAAAGATACGATAAAAACGTGATTGCAGTAAACGACTTTAATTTACATATTCAGGATAAGGAATTTATTGTATTTGTTGGTCCATCTGGATGTGGTAAATCAACAACCCTTCGAATGATTGCGGGTCTTGAAGAAATTTCCGACGGATCATTATATATCGATGAAAAGAAAATGAATGATGTTGCACCAAAAGACCGGGATATTGCAATGGTTTTCCAAAATTATGCATTATATCCGCATATGAATGTGTATGATAACATGGCATTTGGATTGAAATTACGCAAATTTAAAAAAGAAGAAATTGATCAACGCGTGAATAATGCTGCGAAAATTTTAGGTCTTGAATCTTATTTAGATCGTAAGCCAAAAGCTTTATCTGGTGGGCAACGTCAGCGTGTTGCACTTGGACGTGCCATCGTAAGGGATGCGAAAGTATTCTTAATGGATGAACCATTATCAAACTTGGATGCAAAATTAAGGGTGCAAATGCGTTCCGAAATTCAAAAACTGCATCAGCGTTTACAAACAACGACAATCTATGTAACACATGACCAGACAGAGGCAATGACAATGGCAACCCGACTTGTTGTTATGAAGGATGGCTTAATTCAGCAAATTGGCGCACCAAAAGATGTTTATGATTTTCCAGATAATGTATTTGTTGGCGGTTTCATTGGTTCCCCTTCTATGAACTTCTTAAATGGAAAATTAGATGAAAGTCATTTTGTAATGGGGAATGTAAAAGTAAAAGTACCAGAAGGGAAATTAAAGGTCCTTCGCACTAATGGATATATTGGCAAGGAGATCATTTTAGGAATTCGTCCCGAGGATATTCATGATGAACAGTTATTTATCGATGCAAATCCAGATACAAAAATAACAACAAAGATTGACGTTGCTGAATTAATGGGGGCGGAATCTTATCTTTATACTTCTGTAGACAATCAAGATTTTATCGCAAGAGTTGATTCGAGATCCGATATCAAAGGTGGAGAGAATCTGGATCTTGCATTCGATATGAATAAAGTACATTTCTTTGATTCAGAATCTGAGTTAAGAATTAAATAG
- a CDS encoding dipeptidase, translating into MSEKALAYLKENRENLLEKLNGFLSIPSISTDSEYKKDVQAAADFIVTYLNAIGFENVEKQETAGHPLVYAEYNQAGPEAPTVLFYGHYDVQPTDPINEWISDPFKPEVRDGRLYGRGTSDDKGQVFMHLAVFEAYMKTEGKLPLNVKVCIEGEEEIGSENLYEILQDKKEQFEADFAVISDSGMAETNQPTILYGLKGFTGIEITVTGPDHDLHSGMYGGAIRNPIMALNHILASMKNEDEVITVDGFYDDVEPLTDAERKLMEQAPGEDFVASTGAPSTVSEKGYTAKEHTMGRPTFEINGIYGGYQGEGTKTIIPSSATAKITCRLVPGQDPEKIQDLLEAHVNKVAPAGVMVEVKKEKLSSKAYKVEPNHPLIIRAAESYTKAFGKDTIFIRMGGSIPVVEWIEAIYNIPIVLLGFGTPEDRLHSPNESFPLDSFDKGMETLVYYWEMVNK; encoded by the coding sequence ATGAGTGAAAAAGCATTAGCATATCTTAAAGAAAATAGAGAGAATTTATTGGAGAAACTAAATGGATTTCTATCGATACCAAGTATTAGTACAGACAGTGAGTATAAGAAAGATGTACAAGCAGCAGCGGATTTTATTGTTACATATTTAAATGCTATTGGTTTTGAGAATGTAGAAAAGCAAGAAACAGCTGGACATCCTCTCGTATATGCAGAATATAATCAGGCGGGACCAGAGGCACCGACTGTTTTATTCTATGGTCATTATGACGTGCAGCCCACAGACCCAATTAACGAGTGGATTAGCGATCCATTTAAACCGGAAGTAAGAGATGGCAGACTTTATGGTCGTGGAACTAGCGATGATAAAGGTCAAGTATTTATGCATCTTGCCGTATTTGAAGCATATATGAAAACGGAAGGAAAGCTTCCACTTAATGTAAAGGTTTGTATTGAAGGGGAAGAAGAAATCGGCAGTGAGAATTTATACGAAATATTGCAGGATAAGAAAGAGCAATTTGAGGCTGACTTTGCAGTAATTTCTGATTCAGGTATGGCTGAAACGAATCAACCAACAATTCTTTATGGATTAAAAGGCTTTACAGGTATAGAAATAACGGTTACAGGTCCGGACCATGACCTGCATTCCGGTATGTACGGTGGTGCAATTCGTAACCCTATCATGGCTTTAAACCATATCCTCGCATCTATGAAGAATGAAGATGAAGTGATTACTGTTGATGGTTTTTATGATGATGTAGAGCCGCTTACAGATGCTGAAAGAAAATTAATGGAGCAAGCGCCTGGTGAAGATTTTGTTGCTTCTACTGGTGCACCTTCAACTGTATCTGAAAAGGGATACACAGCGAAAGAGCACACAATGGGACGTCCTACATTTGAAATAAATGGTATTTATGGTGGATATCAAGGAGAAGGGACGAAAACGATTATTCCATCGTCGGCAACAGCAAAAATAACGTGCAGGCTTGTCCCAGGACAAGATCCTGAGAAAATTCAGGACTTACTTGAAGCACATGTGAATAAAGTTGCACCAGCAGGAGTAATGGTTGAAGTGAAGAAGGAAAAGCTTTCTTCAAAGGCATATAAAGTGGAGCCGAACCATCCATTAATTATAAGAGCAGCTGAGAGCTATACGAAAGCATTTGGTAAGGATACGATTTTTATACGCATGGGCGGTTCCATTCCTGTAGTGGAGTGGATTGAAGCAATTTATAATATTCCTATCGTATTATTAGGCTTTGGTACACCAGAGGATCGCTTGCATTCACCAAATGAGAGCTTCCCATTAGATAGCTTTGACAAAGGCATGGAAACATTAGTGTATTACTGGGAAATGGTAAATAAATAA
- the nhaC gene encoding Na+/H+ antiporter NhaC, translating to MFPITPRHNPRLSESLIFFFIIVGLISYFIIGLETVPHIPILLGILLLIAYGIIRRISFKSLEGAMIAGASSGMGAIFLFFLIGVLISSWMISGTVPALINTGFSLISGTWFYGIVFATTAIIGVSLGSSLTTTATVGVAFIGIASAMDASLVITAGAIVSGAFFGDKMSPLSDTTSLASNIVGVDLFEHIKHISLTTIPAFIISFIIYVILSPDQTASPQNVLEYQDALLSTNLISWTSWIPLLILVCCTIFKLSGFISLAISSLSATVLAWVVNDFSWSEIWSIWFNGYVGRTSFEPVNELLTKGGISSMFFTISLVLLALGFGGLLFVTGIIPSILSSFQEKLRKIRSIIISTAATAIGINVLIGEQYLSILLTGETYKGIYEKAGLPNKVLSRTLEDAGTVINPLVPWSVCGVFIADVLGVAVLDYLPFAFFCLLSPIITILFGGRKVSSK from the coding sequence ATGTTTCCAATCACACCAAGACATAATCCAAGATTAAGTGAATCGTTAATTTTCTTTTTCATCATTGTAGGTTTAATTAGTTACTTTATTATCGGATTGGAAACTGTTCCACATATCCCGATATTACTAGGAATCCTCCTATTAATTGCATATGGCATCATTCGTCGAATCTCGTTTAAATCATTAGAAGGTGCTATGATTGCTGGTGCTAGTTCTGGAATGGGAGCTATATTTCTATTTTTCCTCATCGGTGTACTCATTAGTAGCTGGATGATTAGTGGCACAGTTCCTGCATTAATTAATACTGGTTTTTCTCTTATTAGTGGAACTTGGTTTTACGGTATCGTTTTTGCTACTACAGCGATTATAGGGGTTTCACTTGGTAGCTCGTTGACAACTACTGCAACGGTTGGAGTTGCATTTATTGGGATAGCAAGTGCAATGGATGCTTCACTAGTTATTACTGCTGGTGCAATTGTATCAGGTGCATTTTTCGGTGATAAAATGTCACCACTGTCCGATACAACAAGTCTTGCATCTAATATTGTCGGGGTTGATTTATTTGAACATATTAAGCATATTAGTTTGACTACTATTCCTGCATTTATTATTTCGTTTATCATTTATGTCATCTTATCCCCAGATCAGACGGCATCACCACAAAATGTACTGGAATATCAGGATGCATTGCTTTCAACCAATTTAATTAGTTGGACATCATGGATACCATTGCTCATTCTTGTTTGTTGTACAATTTTCAAGCTATCTGGCTTTATCTCGCTGGCAATCAGTAGCTTGTCTGCAACCGTACTAGCGTGGGTTGTTAATGATTTTAGCTGGTCAGAAATCTGGTCGATTTGGTTTAATGGCTATGTTGGCAGAACAAGCTTTGAACCAGTTAATGAGCTGCTGACCAAAGGTGGCATTAGCAGTATGTTCTTCACTATCTCACTTGTATTGTTAGCACTTGGTTTCGGGGGGCTATTATTTGTTACAGGAATAATCCCCAGTATTCTGTCTTCGTTCCAGGAGAAGCTAAGAAAGATTCGATCAATTATTATTTCAACGGCAGCAACAGCGATTGGAATTAATGTATTGATTGGAGAACAATATTTATCGATTTTATTAACTGGTGAAACGTATAAAGGAATTTATGAAAAGGCCGGACTTCCAAATAAAGTGTTGTCACGAACCTTAGAGGATGCGGGAACCGTTATTAATCCGCTTGTTCCTTGGAGTGTTTGTGGCGTATTCATTGCTGATGTCTTGGGTGTTGCAGTGCTGGATTATTTACCATTTGCTTTCTTCTGCTTATTGAGTCCTATCATTACAATTTTATTTGGCGGACGAAAAGTTAGCAGTAAATAA
- a CDS encoding AzlC family ABC transporter permease: MHMAQRGIITGFPIMLGYLPVAITYGVLAKQAGMTLLEIGLMSLMVYAGAAQFMAVNMIAVGTGIAEIVIATFVLNFRHFVMSLSFMNQVRGIALRWKLPLGLGLTDESFAVSAMNPDEGKKENGVLFYAMIFIIAYLSWFVGSILGGILGDVIPENLSQSMGIALYAMFIGLLVPSVKKNIKVGLIAILSMLINVLCIQIGFSTGWAIVLGTVIGGMSGIILLKEDE, from the coding sequence ATGCATATGGCCCAAAGAGGGATTATCACTGGATTTCCAATTATGCTAGGGTACTTACCAGTGGCGATTACATATGGTGTTTTAGCGAAGCAAGCTGGGATGACTTTGCTTGAAATTGGCTTAATGAGTCTAATGGTATATGCAGGTGCAGCGCAATTCATGGCGGTTAATATGATAGCGGTTGGTACGGGGATAGCAGAAATTGTGATTGCAACCTTTGTATTGAATTTTCGCCATTTTGTGATGAGTTTGTCATTTATGAATCAAGTACGTGGTATAGCATTAAGATGGAAACTACCGCTAGGTCTTGGGTTAACGGATGAATCCTTTGCAGTATCAGCAATGAATCCAGATGAAGGAAAGAAGGAAAACGGTGTTCTTTTCTATGCAATGATATTTATAATTGCATATTTGTCATGGTTTGTTGGATCCATATTGGGGGGGATCCTTGGTGATGTAATCCCAGAAAATCTGAGTCAAAGTATGGGAATTGCGCTCTATGCGATGTTTATCGGTTTATTAGTTCCATCAGTTAAAAAAAATATCAAAGTTGGCCTAATCGCTATTTTATCAATGTTAATCAATGTGCTTTGTATCCAGATTGGCTTTAGCACTGGTTGGGCAATTGTACTTGGTACGGTCATAGGTGGAATGAGTGGTATTATTTTGTTGAAGGAGGATGAATGA
- a CDS encoding cation diffusion facilitator family transporter: MNHRENLKMGEKGAWISIIAYVFLSIMKLLIAQFGNSDALRADGLNNATDVVASIAILVGLKISRKPPDEDHHYGHYRAETIASLFAAFIMMIIGIQVIIDTFLNIIADESSQPDLLTAWTALGAALIMFIVYRYNLNLSKKIDSRALYAAAQDNRSDALVSIGAFIGIIGAQFGLYWLDPLAGLIVGIIICITAWDIFKEATYALTDGFDEKQLDKIKESVLKDRDVKEVVDVKGRLHGNQTLVDVTIRVEPTLNVEESHEITVRIENQLANKYSIYHAHIHIEPYLKQ, translated from the coding sequence ATGAATCACAGAGAGAACTTAAAAATGGGAGAAAAAGGTGCATGGATAAGTATTATTGCGTATGTATTCCTATCAATAATGAAATTACTCATTGCACAATTTGGTAATTCGGATGCATTACGTGCAGATGGATTAAATAATGCAACAGATGTTGTTGCATCAATAGCTATATTAGTTGGCTTAAAAATCTCAAGGAAACCACCAGATGAAGACCATCATTATGGACACTATCGCGCAGAAACAATTGCATCACTATTTGCCGCATTTATTATGATGATTATTGGAATCCAGGTAATCATAGATACTTTTCTAAATATTATTGCTGACGAAAGTTCACAGCCTGATTTATTAACCGCTTGGACAGCTTTAGGTGCTGCGCTAATTATGTTTATAGTGTACCGTTACAATCTAAATCTTTCTAAAAAAATTGACAGCCGTGCATTATATGCTGCTGCCCAGGATAATCGGTCTGATGCACTTGTAAGTATAGGTGCATTCATTGGGATTATTGGCGCACAATTTGGCTTATATTGGCTCGATCCTTTAGCAGGATTGATTGTTGGTATTATTATCTGTATTACTGCCTGGGATATTTTCAAAGAAGCTACCTATGCACTTACTGATGGATTTGATGAAAAACAACTCGACAAGATTAAGGAAAGTGTTCTTAAAGATCGGGATGTGAAAGAGGTAGTTGACGTTAAAGGCAGGCTCCACGGAAATCAAACACTAGTCGATGTGACGATTCGAGTAGAGCCTACATTAAATGTGGAAGAAAGTCATGAAATTACGGTAAGAATTGAAAATCAACTAGCGAATAAATATAGTATTTATCATGCACATATCCATATTGAACCATATTTAAAACAGTAA
- the map gene encoding type I methionyl aminopeptidase, with protein sequence MITRKSKREIDQMLAAGKVLVKCHKEIAKMIKPGITTMEIDAFVEDFLAKHDATPEQKGYNGFPGSICASINDEICHGFPRDEQLKDGDLVTIDIVVNLHGGLADSAWTYAVGEIDEAGKRLMEVTKESLYKGIEQAQVGNRIGDIGHAIQTYAEGEGFSVVRDFTGHGIGPTIHEDPHIPHYGLPNKGLRLKEGMVITIEPMINEGAWGSKMDDNGWTARTIDKGRSAQYEHQIAITKDGPLIITDQDSRD encoded by the coding sequence ATGATTACACGAAAGAGTAAACGTGAGATTGACCAAATGCTAGCAGCAGGAAAAGTTCTTGTAAAATGTCATAAAGAAATTGCAAAAATGATTAAACCCGGGATCACAACAATGGAAATCGATGCATTTGTTGAAGATTTTTTAGCGAAGCATGATGCGACGCCAGAACAAAAAGGCTATAACGGTTTTCCTGGTTCTATTTGTGCATCGATTAACGATGAAATATGCCACGGCTTTCCACGTGATGAACAACTAAAGGATGGCGATTTGGTAACCATTGATATTGTTGTTAACTTACATGGTGGTCTTGCAGACTCTGCGTGGACATATGCAGTTGGTGAAATTGATGAAGCTGGTAAGCGATTAATGGAAGTTACGAAAGAATCGCTTTATAAAGGGATTGAGCAAGCGCAAGTAGGCAATCGCATTGGTGATATTGGTCACGCGATACAAACATATGCTGAGGGTGAAGGCTTTTCTGTTGTTCGTGACTTCACTGGTCATGGAATCGGACCGACAATTCATGAAGACCCACATATTCCTCATTATGGCTTACCAAATAAAGGATTGCGCCTAAAAGAGGGTATGGTGATCACCATTGAACCGATGATAAATGAAGGTGCATGGGGAAGTAAAATGGACGATAACGGTTGGACAGCAAGAACGATTGATAAAGGACGATCCGCTCAATATGAACATCAAATTGCAATAACAAAAGATGGTCCATTAATCATAACCGATCAGGACAGCAGAGATTAA
- a CDS encoding PLP-dependent cysteine synthase family protein, which translates to MVTYNSVQELIGNTPLLEITKFSLPTGVRLFAKLEYLNPGGSVKDRLGVELINDALASGKLKEGGTIIEPTAGNTGIGLALAALDKNINVMFCVPEQFSLEKQQIMKALGATIVHTPQDTGMVGAIERTEQLLQEIPNSFSPQQFSNAANPRTYYKTLGPEIWNDLAGKIDIFVAGAGSGGTFTGTATFLKEKNPAIQTVIVEPEGSIIAGGKAGPHRTEGIGMEFIPDFVDQALFDGIYTVTDDDAFGVVKDLARKEGLLVGSSSGSAMFAALQEARKAKPGTTVVTVLPDGSDRYLSKNIYR; encoded by the coding sequence ATGGTCACATATAACTCGGTACAGGAGCTAATCGGTAATACCCCATTACTGGAGATAACAAAATTCTCACTTCCAACGGGAGTTCGACTTTTTGCAAAACTCGAATATTTAAATCCTGGTGGGAGTGTGAAGGACCGACTTGGTGTAGAACTAATCAATGATGCATTAGCGAGTGGTAAGCTAAAAGAAGGTGGAACGATTATTGAGCCAACAGCTGGTAATACGGGGATAGGCTTAGCATTGGCAGCATTGGATAAGAATATAAATGTTATGTTTTGTGTACCTGAGCAATTTAGTTTGGAAAAGCAACAGATCATGAAAGCACTGGGTGCGACAATTGTGCATACACCACAAGATACTGGTATGGTCGGGGCGATTGAGAGAACAGAGCAGCTGCTTCAGGAGATACCGAACAGTTTTTCACCACAGCAATTTTCAAATGCAGCAAATCCGAGAACATATTATAAAACCCTTGGACCAGAAATTTGGAATGATTTAGCTGGGAAAATCGATATTTTTGTTGCTGGTGCTGGTTCGGGTGGTACATTTACAGGTACAGCTACATTTTTGAAGGAAAAAAATCCAGCTATACAAACAGTCATCGTTGAACCAGAGGGTTCGATAATTGCTGGGGGAAAGGCAGGTCCACATCGAACAGAGGGGATTGGTATGGAATTCATTCCAGACTTTGTAGACCAAGCTTTATTTGATGGCATTTACACTGTTACAGATGATGATGCATTTGGTGTTGTAAAGGATCTAGCAAGAAAAGAAGGATTACTTGTAGGCAGTTCTTCTGGTTCTGCAATGTTTGCTGCATTGCAAGAGGCTAGGAAGGCGAAACCAGGGACTACAGTTGTAACGGTTCTTCCTGATGGCAGTGATCGTTATTTAAGTAAAAATATATACAGATAA
- a CDS encoding YjcZ family sporulation protein, which produces MGRDGGVVGYGSGGFALLVVLFILLIIIGTAYTGGYGGYY; this is translated from the coding sequence ATGGGTAGAGATGGTGGAGTAGTAGGTTACGGTTCAGGTGGATTTGCGCTTTTAGTTGTATTGTTTATTTTGTTAATTATCATTGGAACTGCTTATACAGGTGGTTACGGCGGATATTACTAA